In the Arthrobacter sp. CDRTa11 genome, AGTATCTATCGCGATGAAAGGTGATACCTTATCTCCAGTGCACTCGCCTGCTATCCAGACGGCAGTGCACGTGAGCTTCTTCACTAAGCCAAAGACGTCTTCTTCGGAGGTAAACATGCAGTATCCAGCCACGCACCTGGTGGTGATGGGGGTAGCCGGTTCCGGCAAGTCCACCATCGCTGCGGCCCTTTCCCAGCAACTGGGCTGGGCCTGCGCCGAGGCGGACGAATTCCACCCGCAGGCCAACATCAACAAGATGAGCCAGGGGATTCCCCTGCAGGATGAGGACCGCTGGCCGTGGCTCCAGGAGATCCGGGACTGGATGACCGCCCAGGCTCAAAGTGGCCAGTGCACCGTACTTACGTGTTCGGCCCTCAGGAAGAGCTACCGGGACCTGCTGGCCGAGGCTGAAGGCCGAGTCCTGTTCCTGCACCTGCATGGTGAAGCTGACCTGATTGGCCAGCGGATGCAGGGGCGCGAAGGCCACTTTATGCCGCCCACGCTCCTGCCCAGCCAGCTGGCGACGCTGGAACCGCTCAGCCCGGAGGAACTTGCCCAGGGAAGCCTCCGCCTGGATATTTCCAAATCCCCGGAAGAGCTGGTCCAGACCATCCTCGCCGCGCTCAGGCTCCCGGCCGCCTGACCGGCCTCTTTTCCCAAACACGACTTTCCCCGATTTGTTTCAGCTGTTTCAAAGGAGAACCATGACCATCGAAGGTTGGACTCAAACGATGGGCGCAGCGCCCTTGCTGCTCATCGCGGCGGCCGCAATAGGCGTCCTGCTGTTCCTGATCATCAGGCTTCGCATGCATGCCCTCATCGCCCTGATTGTGGTCAGCCTCGCCACGGCTTTCGCCACAGGAATCCCCGCCAACCAGGTGGTGCCGGTGCTGATCAATGGCTTCGGCACCACTCTGGGCACCGTGGCGCTCCTGGTGGGCCTGGGCGCCATGCTGGGCCGCATCGTGGAGACCAGCGGCGGGGCGAAGGTCCTGGCCGACTACCTGATCGGCGTCTTCGGTGAAAAGCGTGCCCCGTTCGCCCTTGGCCTGGCCTCGCTGATCTTCGGCTTCCCCATCTTCTTCGACGCCGGCCTGGTGGTGATGCTGCCCGTGGTCTTTGCGGTGGCCCACCGCCTGGGCGGGGGAGTGCTGCGCTTCGGCCTTCCGGCGGCCGGCGCCTTCTCGGTAATGCACATCTTCCTGCCGCCGCACCCGGGACCCGTCTCCGCTGCCGCATTCTTTGACGCGAACATCGGCCTGGTCATGATCGCCGGCCTCATCACCGCCATCCCCACCTGGTATGTGACCGCCTACCTCTACGGCCTGTACACCGGCAAGAAGCTGGTCCTTCCCGTGCCTGAAATCCTGGGCCACGCCAGCGCGGAAGCCGAGTCGCACCCGCCGCGCTTCCGCACCATCATCGGCCTGCTGCTCCTGCCCCTGGTCCTGATCTTCATCAACACCGGCCTGAACACCCTTGCCTCCTCCGGCGTGCTGTCCGAGGCCGTCAAGAACGAGCAGTGGTTCCAGATCCTGCGCACCATCGGCGAAACCCCTGTGGCGCTGCTGATCGCGGTCCTGGTGGCCATGTACGTCCTCGGCGCCCGGCGCGGAACTGCCAACGGCGCACTGGAGAAGCTGCTGGAGTCTTCACTGGGCCCTGTCTGCTCGGTCATCCTCATCACCGGGGCCGGCGGAATGTTCGGCGGCGTGCTGCGGGCCTCCGGCATCGGCGATGCCCTGGCCGACGTACTCGGCAACCTCGGCATCCCGCTGATCCTGGCCGGCTTCCTGATCTCAGCCATCCTGCGCATCGCCCAGGGTTCAGCCACCGTGGCCCTGACCACCACTGCAGGGCTGATCGCCCCGGCCGTTGCTTTGGCAGGCCTCAACGGCATGCAGGTTGCAGCCCTTGTTATCGCCGTGGCCGCAGGATCCGTGGTGGTCTCGCACGTCAACGACTCCGGCTTCTGGCTGGTGGGCCGCTTCTTCGGCATGGATGTCAAGACCACGCTGAAGACCTGGACCGTGATGGAAACCCTGATCGGCGTGATGGGCTTCGGCATCGCGGCCATGATCTTCCTGCTGGCCGGGGTGGCTGGGTAGCCGCTGCCCTCAGCTGCTCACGCCGAACTGGCAGCAAATGACCGCAAACCAGGGATTTGAGGTCATTTGCTGCCAGTTCGCGAAGCAGGTTTTCGGGCCTGGCTACTTGCGGGGCGCGCGGGGCTTGGGTTCCTTGGGTTCCTTGGGCGGGAGGTCCGCCACGTACTCGAACGCCTTCTCCACCCAGGCGCGTACCCGGGCGTCATCGCCGTCGCCTTCGGCGTTCCACACTTCCGGCAGGCCGACGTAGCCGCCCATGGGACGTTCCACCGGCCCGAACGGGACGGTCCGCTCTGTACTTTCAAGCTCCGTGCGGTCTTCGCTGGAGAGGCGAACGCCGATGGTGGGGCCGAACAGTCCTGCAAACATGTTGCCGTTCACGAAGGCGCCGAGGTTGCCGAACATCGGTTTGACCACCACGTCCGGCCTGTCCGGCACCACCGACCGGAAGCGCTCCTTGTCAGCCTCTGACGGTTTGGGCATCTCCATGGTGGTCTCCTCCGGTTGCAGGGGAATGCAGATCTGAGTGCAGGATATGCCCGCTACGCCATCCGGTACAGATCGGGCACTGCCGAATTGCCCTCCCGCTTTGGGTTGCGGGTTTAGCCGTCGTTGCCCTGTGGTTTCGCGGACATTCGGGTTGCATTCAGGACGTCCTGAAGTGTCTGCAATGCTGCTTCAAACCTCTGTTCCCCTGCGTACATGCCCCAGAGCTGCTCCAGTTCCTTCACCTTGTCTGATGCCTCGTGCAGAAGCCGCAGTCCCCGGGCGGTGGGGAAGATCAACTTTGCCCTGGCATCGGCCGGATCCGGCCGGCGCTCCAGATACCCCATCTTCTGCATCTCGTTGACCAGTTCGGACGTTGCGGCCAGGCTCAGCTGTGCGCGTGCGGCCAAGGCTGTCAGCCGTATTCCCTTGGTCCCAATGTTCCCTGTGATCTGGAGGTGGGCGGGACGGAGGTCGCCGTAGCCATGGGATTCGGCCTCAGCCAGAAGCTCGCGACGGAACTCCGACAGCAGGCGGACCAATAGCTGGCCCACGGGAAGCCTGTGCGGATGCAAATCTCTTGACGGCGGCATGTCCACGGAGGAGACTTTATCCCATAAGCTTCGGATTCCGAAGTAAATCACGGCAAGCAAATCACAGCAGAGGCCATTGGAGGATGGGATGCATCTGGACATTTCCCCGACCATGATCGACACCACGCTTGGTCCTCTCATGGTCCGCCGCAGAGGATCCGGCCAGCCGGCGCTTTTATGGCACAGCCTGTTTGTTGATTCCAGTACTTTCGCCAACGTCGTTGACAGCCTGGGTCAGGAGAGGGAACTCATTTTGCTGGACGGTCCCGGGCATGGTGGCAGTCCCGGGCCGCGGCGCCCCTACTCCCTGGTGGAGTGTGCCGTCGCTGCAAACCAAATCCTGGATGCCTTGGGCATCCCTGGCCCTGTCGATTGGGTGGGTAACGCCTGGGGAGGGCATGTGGGAATCGTCTTCGCAGATACTTTCCCAGCCCGCTGCCGGACCCTCACCACGATCGGCTCACCCCCTTATCCGCTTTCCCGATCCGAGCGCCTGCAGATTGTTCCCATGGTGTACGCCTACCGGATCCTGGGCCCGGCCCCGTTCACAGGTGGCATCGCGAATGCGTTGGGAGGCAAAGGCGTTTCGAAGTCAGCACCGCAGGCCGCAGCGGCAGTGGCGGAGGCCTTCCGCAGGGGCAGCCGGCGTGACAAATATTGGGCCATGCAATCCGTTATGCTGCGCCGGCCGGACCTTCGCCCTGTCCTGGCCCGGCTGCAGGTCCCCACGCTGGTGCTGGTAGGCCGGAACGATCCCATGAACGACGCTGCGGAGGCAGAGCGTGCAGCCCGAAGTGTGCGCGACGGACGCTTCTCCGTGGTCACCGGCGCCGGTCATGTTGCCCCGCTTCTGATCGAACCGGGCGAAGTGACGCGGCACATCCTGGCGTTCTGGTCGGAGAGCCGCAACCAGAGGGCCGCAGCATGAATCTTCGCTGACCTTGGGGTTCGTGTGCAGTCCAGCCGAATCCTGGCCAGCGCTGCCGTGGGTCAGTCGCATGATGCAAAAGGTCCCCAGTAATGAAAGTTCGTCGATGGGGACCTTTTTGTGGAGTCAGTGCTCGTCGTAATGGCCTTCATGTTCGGCATGCCGGTGGCCGTCATGGATGTAGTCAACGTGATCGCCGTGCTGCGCCGTTTCGTGGCTGCAGTCCGGGCCGCCGTGCTGGTGCTGGGCAGGCGTGTGCTCGGCCGGGTCGTCATGCTCGTCGTAGTGGCCTTCGTGTTCGGCGTGGCGGTGGCCGTCGTGGATGTAGTCAACGTGGTCGCCGTGCTGGACGGTGACGTGGGTGCAGTCGTCTCCGCCGTGCTGGTGGTCTGTAAGGGTGTGTTCAGCGTGGATTTCCTGGGTCATCTTTGCTCTCCTTCAGTGGGTGGAAACTTCCTGCCGTGACTGCTTCTGCGGGACTTTGTGCTTCTGCGGGACTTTGGATGGCCGTTCCCGCGTGTACGCCATCGTTCCACCCGGCATCTGATTTTGGCTAGGGCCGACAGGCGAGGAATGCGCCCTCTGCCAAAAGAGACCTGGGAGTCGTAGACTCCGACCAATCGCTATCCCCGCAGTCCTGATCGTGGAGGCCTCTGATGAACACTCCGGATTCACGGTGGCGGCGTCTGCTCGGCCACGGACCCGGGCTACTGTGGGCCATGGTGGCCGGAGGTCTTCTCTGGATGGTCCATGGATACCTCCGGTTTCTGACGCCGCAGGGGCCGGACGCTGTGTGGCGGGAGGATCTGCAGTATTCGCAGATCCTCAGCACGCCACTTTTCCTGATGTACAGCCTGCCGGGCGTACTGGCCCTCCTGCTTTCTTCCTGGGCGGCCCTCTCCTTCCTGCCCACCTTGGCCACGGGACGCACTGGGCTGAGGCGCGCGGCCCGGATATTTGCGCTGCTGGCGTTTGT is a window encoding:
- a CDS encoding gluconokinase translates to MQYPATHLVVMGVAGSGKSTIAAALSQQLGWACAEADEFHPQANINKMSQGIPLQDEDRWPWLQEIRDWMTAQAQSGQCTVLTCSALRKSYRDLLAEAEGRVLFLHLHGEADLIGQRMQGREGHFMPPTLLPSQLATLEPLSPEELAQGSLRLDISKSPEELVQTILAALRLPAA
- a CDS encoding GntP family permease, translated to MTIEGWTQTMGAAPLLLIAAAAIGVLLFLIIRLRMHALIALIVVSLATAFATGIPANQVVPVLINGFGTTLGTVALLVGLGAMLGRIVETSGGAKVLADYLIGVFGEKRAPFALGLASLIFGFPIFFDAGLVVMLPVVFAVAHRLGGGVLRFGLPAAGAFSVMHIFLPPHPGPVSAAAFFDANIGLVMIAGLITAIPTWYVTAYLYGLYTGKKLVLPVPEILGHASAEAESHPPRFRTIIGLLLLPLVLIFINTGLNTLASSGVLSEAVKNEQWFQILRTIGETPVALLIAVLVAMYVLGARRGTANGALEKLLESSLGPVCSVILITGAGGMFGGVLRASGIGDALADVLGNLGIPLILAGFLISAILRIAQGSATVALTTTAGLIAPAVALAGLNGMQVAALVIAVAAGSVVVSHVNDSGFWLVGRFFGMDVKTTLKTWTVMETLIGVMGFGIAAMIFLLAGVAG
- a CDS encoding TfoX/Sxy family protein; translation: MEMPKPSEADKERFRSVVPDRPDVVVKPMFGNLGAFVNGNMFAGLFGPTIGVRLSSEDRTELESTERTVPFGPVERPMGGYVGLPEVWNAEGDGDDARVRAWVEKAFEYVADLPPKEPKEPKPRAPRK
- a CDS encoding MarR family winged helix-turn-helix transcriptional regulator yields the protein MGQLLVRLLSEFRRELLAEAESHGYGDLRPAHLQITGNIGTKGIRLTALAARAQLSLAATSELVNEMQKMGYLERRPDPADARAKLIFPTARGLRLLHEASDKVKELEQLWGMYAGEQRFEAALQTLQDVLNATRMSAKPQGNDG
- a CDS encoding alpha/beta fold hydrolase produces the protein MHLDISPTMIDTTLGPLMVRRRGSGQPALLWHSLFVDSSTFANVVDSLGQERELILLDGPGHGGSPGPRRPYSLVECAVAANQILDALGIPGPVDWVGNAWGGHVGIVFADTFPARCRTLTTIGSPPYPLSRSERLQIVPMVYAYRILGPAPFTGGIANALGGKGVSKSAPQAAAAVAEAFRRGSRRDKYWAMQSVMLRRPDLRPVLARLQVPTLVLVGRNDPMNDAAEAERAARSVRDGRFSVVTGAGHVAPLLIEPGEVTRHILAFWSESRNQRAAA